In Centropristis striata isolate RG_2023a ecotype Rhode Island chromosome 15, C.striata_1.0, whole genome shotgun sequence, a genomic segment contains:
- the LOC131986241 gene encoding serine/threonine-protein kinase pim-2-like, whose translation MIIHSHSHIISRETHNFLILAVKYFLLSNICTERLQSNMDEKTLYSLDSENGSKSSGSTTEPNYCMGMRRNKRKASMNYSLPRKRQRCADEPPEVPVETATARETNEKAPTAEQSWGKKQRGHKNNSGQGTKRKASTERGPSPKRRRTGTHDTNAGEPTKVSAQEVSPSSCRPSTSRQNNGTPSCSVRTSREKFEAKYLLLLKLGEGRQGTVYAGERKTDNLPVAIKRIPKAAVKTRPVVINGKTQMLPLEGLLMLRVAGGARSLGKHAAVSLLDWYDLGSEVLLVMERPVPCEDLLTYLNKNLFLREDRAKKNIMKQLVEAAIKMHSRGVFHRDIKAENVLVDLSSDVPRVRIVDFGSACLVTKIPRKSFSGTTAYIPPEFFRRGTYEAGPSTVWQLGALLYEMVDSYFTTKKFLRKKITINTMLSKDCQDLLKVCLAVNPQERGTLEQILLHPWFS comes from the exons ATGATAattcactcacactcacatattatcagcagagagacacacaacTTCTTGATACTCGCAGTGAAATATTTTCTATTGTCAAATATTTGTACCGAGCGCttacaaagcaacatggatGAAAAGACTCTTTATTCTCTGGACTCAGAGAATGGTTCAA AGAGCAGTGGCAGCACTACTGAACCCAACTACTGCATGGGGATGAGAAGAAACAAACGCAAGGCCAGCATGAATTACTCATTACCCAGAAAAAGGCAGAGGTGTGCCGACGAACCCCCTGAGGTGCCAGTGGAGACTGCGACAGCCAGAGAGACCAATGAAAAGGCCCCAACAGCAGAACAaagctggggaaaaaagcagAGGGGTCACAAAAACAACTCCGGCCAAGGGACCAAGAGAAAAGCCAGCACCGAAAGGGGTCCCTCCCCGAAGAGGCGGAGAACTGGAACCCACGACACCAACGCTGGTGAACCTACCAAGGTGTCAGCGCAGGAAGTCTCCCCGAGCTCCTGCAGGCCTTCAACCTCCCGGCAGAACAATGGGACGCCATCCTGCTCCGTCAGGACCAGCAGAG aaAAATTTGAGGCCAAGTACCTGCTGCTTCTCAAGCTCGGAGAAGGCCGCCAAGGAACGGTTTATGCTGGAGAAAGAAAAACTGACAACTTACCA GTGGCGATCAAACGCATCCCTAAAGCTGCTGTGAAGACTCGACCAGTG GTTATAAATGGAAAGACGCAGATGTTGCCATTGGAGGGGCTTCTCATGCTGAGAGTGGCAGGTGGAGCGAGGTCACTGGGGAAACATGCTGCCGTGTCATTATTAGACTGGTATGATCTGGGCTCAGAGGTCCTGCTTGTCATGGAGAGACCAGTCCCCTGTGAGGACCTGCTGACCTACCTCAATAAGAATTTGTTCCTGAGGGAAGACCGAGCAAAG AAGAACATCATGAAGCAGCTGGTGGAAGCAGCAATTAAGATGCACTCTCGTGGAGTCTTCCATCGGGACATTAAAGCAGAAAATGTCCTCGTTGATTTAAGCTCTGATGTCCCTCGTGTGAGAATCGTAGACTTTGGAAGTGCCTGCTTGGTGACGAAGATACCGCGCAAGTCCTTCTCTG GAACCACTGCCTACATCCCTCCAGAGTTTTTCCGGCGTGGCACATACGAGGCGGGCCCCAGCACAGTCTGGCAGCTGGGCGCTCTGCTCTATGAAATGGTGGACAGCTATTTCACCACAAAAAAATTCCTTCGCAAGAAAATTACCATAAACACTATGCTGTCCAAAG ACTGCCAGGACTTGTTGAAGGTGTGTTTGGCTGTGAACCCTCAGGAGCGCGGCACTCTGGAGCAGATTCTGCTCCACCCCTGGTTCTCCTAA